A window of Xylophilus sp. GW821-FHT01B05 contains these coding sequences:
- a CDS encoding Fic family protein yields the protein MPYNDRLTSDAVLLAMAALASVGHEPVSSTQLVEATGSSPAAVKRMLSKLVGAGHVEVIGKARATRYRRLATSVPVALGRAAIQSTASAATSRPAPTWRTMSLELRQQLTLPLAARAPVTYRREFVDNYKPNETFLLPHKLAEELTALGRLPGQLPAGTYIRKVLEQLLIDLSWSSSHLEGNRYTLLDTEELFKSGAAATDSDAVMLLNHRAAIEFLVDAVPTQGLSAGLVRNLHAVLMQDLLAEVGALGSIREKVVNISGTTYVPTQVPAVLQEMFERIISTAQHVKNPLEAAFFLWVNLAYLQPFEDGNKRVSRLAANVPLMLYNQAPLSFLDVDREDYALAMMGVYESCNVSMAVDLFEWTYRRSQAKYRVVQESMGSPDPFRIKYREALNEAIGLVVRSRTPVAKALAGLELPAEDAPRFQQLLAQELNALAVFNCARYRLGIKETQAWIDEGRPQG from the coding sequence ATGCCCTACAACGACCGTCTGACATCCGATGCAGTGCTGCTCGCCATGGCGGCCTTGGCGTCCGTTGGGCACGAACCCGTCTCCTCGACCCAGCTGGTTGAAGCTACCGGCTCAAGCCCGGCTGCCGTCAAGCGCATGCTCTCCAAGCTAGTGGGGGCGGGACACGTCGAGGTCATCGGTAAGGCTCGCGCTACCCGATACCGACGCCTGGCAACGAGCGTCCCTGTTGCCCTTGGCAGGGCCGCCATTCAGTCAACAGCCAGCGCAGCCACAAGCCGGCCCGCGCCGACGTGGCGCACGATGAGCTTGGAACTCAGGCAGCAACTGACATTGCCACTGGCGGCCCGCGCACCGGTCACATACCGTCGCGAATTCGTCGACAACTACAAGCCCAACGAGACCTTCCTGCTGCCGCACAAGCTTGCCGAGGAACTCACTGCGCTTGGTCGCCTCCCAGGACAACTGCCGGCGGGCACCTACATCCGCAAGGTTCTGGAGCAACTGCTCATCGACCTGTCATGGTCGTCATCCCATCTCGAGGGCAACCGCTACACGCTGCTGGACACCGAGGAGCTCTTCAAGAGCGGTGCAGCGGCCACGGACAGCGACGCGGTCATGCTGCTCAATCACAGGGCAGCCATTGAGTTCCTCGTGGATGCCGTCCCGACCCAGGGGCTCAGTGCCGGACTTGTTCGCAACCTGCACGCGGTGCTGATGCAAGACCTGCTGGCGGAGGTCGGGGCCCTCGGGAGCATCCGCGAAAAGGTGGTCAACATCAGTGGCACCACCTACGTCCCAACCCAGGTTCCTGCGGTGCTGCAGGAGATGTTCGAACGCATCATCTCAACAGCCCAGCACGTCAAGAACCCGTTGGAGGCGGCCTTCTTCCTCTGGGTCAACCTCGCATATCTGCAGCCCTTCGAGGATGGGAACAAGCGGGTGAGCCGGCTTGCGGCCAATGTCCCGCTGATGCTCTACAACCAGGCTCCGCTGTCATTTCTCGACGTCGACCGAGAGGACTATGCACTGGCCATGATGGGTGTCTACGAGTCCTGCAACGTCTCCATGGCGGTGGACCTCTTCGAGTGGACGTATCGGCGCTCCCAGGCCAAGTACAGGGTCGTACAAGAGTCCATGGGCTCGCCAGACCCTTTCCGCATCAAGTACCGCGAGGCGCTGAACGAGGCGATAGGCTTGGTGGTTCGAAGCCGCACGCCTGTAGCGAAAGCGCTGGCCGGACTGGAGTTGCCCGCAGAGGATGCGCCGAGATTTCAGCAATTGCTTGCCCAGGAACTCAATGCGCTGGCCGTCTTCAATTGCGCGCGCTACCGGCTGGGCATCAAGGAAACGCAGGCCTGGATTGACGAAGGGCGCCCTCAGGGCTAG
- a CDS encoding ABC transporter substrate-binding protein, protein MKKPKPARPPRPLHSLLALALALGAACGAGAAWSQSKEVVMQDPGGTYGENLRRLVYDPFTKETGIKVLTVQEARGGPRIKAQAEAKRTEWDLAFIFDQEVGQLAPYLADIDYSKLSPEAQKTVASLPKEAVRPKGVALQVIGVALVYNKEAFPSKKYPKTWADFWNVKDFPGKRCLPAWSRFVFESALLADGVAPDKLYPVDFDRALRKIAEIKPHVIKWWQTNSQAPQLLLDGEASACLSYTGPIARLKREDANAPLELTRDQSFTYYDFFSIPKDAPHYDAALKLLSYRLDAERAARVAEVTSVALPSPRVYAAADPKLRDYWTNSPEFEKKAIKWNADFWGAKAPDGTTNEEYAQQKLNQLLAR, encoded by the coding sequence ATGAAGAAGCCAAAGCCCGCGCGGCCGCCGCGCCCCCTGCACAGCTTGCTGGCCCTGGCACTTGCCCTGGGTGCTGCCTGCGGCGCGGGCGCAGCCTGGAGCCAGTCCAAAGAGGTCGTGATGCAGGACCCGGGCGGCACCTATGGCGAGAACCTGCGCCGCCTGGTGTACGACCCGTTCACCAAGGAAACCGGCATCAAGGTGCTGACCGTGCAAGAGGCCCGCGGCGGCCCGCGCATCAAGGCCCAGGCCGAGGCCAAGCGCACCGAGTGGGACCTGGCCTTCATCTTCGATCAGGAGGTGGGCCAGCTCGCGCCCTATCTTGCGGACATCGACTACAGCAAGCTCTCGCCCGAGGCGCAGAAGACCGTGGCCTCGCTGCCCAAGGAGGCGGTGCGCCCCAAGGGCGTGGCGCTGCAGGTGATTGGCGTGGCACTGGTCTACAACAAGGAAGCCTTTCCATCCAAGAAATACCCCAAGACCTGGGCCGATTTCTGGAACGTGAAGGACTTCCCCGGCAAGCGCTGCCTGCCGGCCTGGTCGCGCTTTGTCTTCGAGTCGGCCCTGCTGGCCGACGGCGTCGCGCCCGACAAGCTCTACCCGGTCGACTTCGACCGCGCACTGCGCAAGATCGCCGAGATCAAGCCGCATGTCATCAAGTGGTGGCAGACCAACTCGCAGGCGCCGCAACTGCTGCTGGATGGCGAGGCCTCGGCCTGCCTGTCCTATACCGGCCCGATCGCGCGGCTGAAGAGGGAGGATGCCAACGCGCCGCTGGAGCTGACCCGGGACCAGTCCTTCACCTACTACGACTTCTTCTCCATTCCCAAGGACGCGCCGCACTATGACGCGGCCCTGAAGCTGCTGTCCTACCGCCTCGACGCCGAGCGCGCCGCCCGCGTGGCCGAAGTCACCAGCGTGGCGCTGCCGTCGCCGCGCGTCTACGCCGCCGCAGACCCGAAGCTGCGCGACTACTGGACCAACAGCCCCGAGTTCGAGAAAAAGGCCATCAAGTGGAACGCCGATTTCTGGGGTGCCAAGGCACCGGACGGCACGACCAATGAGGAGTACGCGCAGCAAAAGCTGAACCAGTTGCTGGCGCGCTAA
- a CDS encoding ABC transporter permease subunit codes for MSAVLRGAPGVRRWQLSSPAWLLLPVLAFFAFFYVLPLLDLLRLSVAEGAGLSYYERVFAVPLYWESLLRTFGIAATVAALCAVFGYPTALLIHRARGNWRLVLTAAVVLPYFISVLIRTYSWMVLLGRNGPINKFLLALGLTDAPLPLIFNRGSVLVSISAVLLPLMVLTVTGSLARVDPLVLRAATASGAGPLAVFWRVLFPQTLPGLLAGTLLVFISALGFFITPALLGGPADQMFAMHITQQADFLASGGFLQALAAVLLAVTLLVVVVAGRFLGFEFIWGGQRVVSKGAAADAVPGPLTRLRAAVLVQCAEWIGWPLLRALGRVPPLFGRLVSLSLAAIAYATLLLPIAIAALISFSSAAYMRFPPPSFSLRWYEKFFADPAWMSSLGTSVAVASLATVLSVVLGTTAALGLVRSSLPGKSVWMTFLVSPLIVPGVVLGLSLYSLFLRADLVGSVGGLAAAHAIGGIPLVLVIVAASLQAVDRRQELAAAVHGAAPWRVFWFVTLPAIRPGLGAASFFAFLHSFDDLVLSMFLSGSRMTTLPLRLWGNVNYKLDPVPAVVATFEVALIVAGLLFWRSAWGARARR; via the coding sequence GTGAGTGCCGTGTTGCGCGGCGCACCGGGCGTGCGTCGCTGGCAGCTGAGCAGCCCGGCATGGCTGCTGCTGCCGGTGCTGGCCTTCTTTGCGTTCTTCTATGTGCTGCCGCTGCTGGACCTGCTGCGGCTGAGCGTGGCCGAGGGGGCAGGCCTGTCCTACTACGAGCGCGTGTTTGCCGTGCCGCTGTACTGGGAGTCGCTGCTGCGCACCTTTGGCATCGCGGCGACGGTGGCAGCACTTTGCGCCGTCTTCGGCTACCCGACCGCGCTGCTGATCCACCGCGCGCGCGGTAACTGGCGCCTGGTGCTGACGGCGGCCGTCGTGCTGCCGTATTTCATCTCGGTGTTGATCCGCACCTATTCCTGGATGGTGCTGCTGGGGCGCAATGGGCCTATCAACAAATTCCTGCTGGCGCTGGGCCTGACGGATGCGCCGCTGCCGCTGATCTTCAACCGTGGTTCCGTGCTGGTATCCATCAGCGCCGTGCTGCTGCCGCTGATGGTGCTGACGGTGACGGGCAGCCTGGCGCGTGTCGATCCCTTGGTGCTGCGCGCGGCCACCGCCAGTGGCGCCGGGCCGCTGGCAGTGTTCTGGCGCGTGCTGTTCCCGCAGACGCTGCCAGGCCTGCTGGCCGGCACGCTGCTGGTATTTATCTCTGCACTTGGCTTCTTCATCACGCCGGCCTTGCTGGGCGGGCCGGCGGACCAGATGTTTGCCATGCACATCACGCAGCAGGCTGACTTCCTGGCCAGTGGCGGCTTCCTGCAGGCGTTGGCGGCGGTGCTGCTGGCGGTCACGCTGCTGGTGGTCGTGGTGGCGGGGCGGTTCCTTGGTTTTGAGTTCATCTGGGGTGGGCAGCGCGTGGTGTCGAAAGGCGCGGCGGCGGATGCCGTGCCTGGCCCGCTCACCCGCCTGCGCGCCGCCGTACTGGTGCAGTGCGCCGAATGGATCGGCTGGCCGCTGCTGCGCGCGCTGGGCCGGGTGCCGCCGCTGTTTGGACGGCTGGTCTCGCTGTCCCTGGCGGCCATTGCCTATGCCACCCTGCTGCTGCCCATTGCGATTGCCGCCTTGATCTCGTTCAGCAGCGCGGCCTACATGCGCTTTCCGCCGCCGTCCTTTTCGCTGCGCTGGTATGAGAAGTTCTTCGCCGATCCGGCCTGGATGTCATCGCTGGGCACCTCGGTTGCCGTGGCGTCGCTGGCCACGGTGCTGTCCGTGGTGTTGGGCACCACTGCGGCGCTGGGCCTGGTGCGTTCGTCGCTGCCGGGCAAATCGGTGTGGATGACCTTTTTGGTGAGCCCGCTGATCGTGCCGGGCGTGGTGCTGGGCCTGTCGCTCTACAGCCTGTTCCTGCGGGCCGACCTGGTCGGCAGCGTGGGCGGGCTGGCGGCGGCGCATGCCATCGGCGGCATCCCGCTGGTGCTGGTGATCGTCGCGGCCAGCCTGCAGGCGGTGGACCGGCGGCAGGAGCTGGCGGCCGCCGTGCATGGCGCCGCGCCCTGGCGCGTGTTCTGGTTCGTCACGCTGCCGGCCATCCGGCCGGGGCTGGGCGCTGCGTCGTTCTTTGCCTTTCTGCACTCGTTCGACGACCTGGTGCTGTCGATGTTTCTCAGTGGCTCGCGCATGACCACCTTGCCGCTGCGGCTGTGGGGCAACGTCAACTACAAGCTCGACCCCGTGCCGGCGGTAGTGGCCACCTTCGAGGTGGCGCTGATCGTCGCCGGCCTGCTTTTCTGGCGCTCCGCCTGGGGCGCCCGTGCGCGGCGCTGA
- a CDS encoding ABC transporter ATP-binding protein codes for MSSIAAPHPLSHESSPFAAAGASAFRASPSAAAFGSQITVQGVSRRFGRHIAIDGIDLTIEPGEFLTLLGPSGSGKTTLLGAIAGFAPIDAGDVLVDGKSVRDLPAHQRGFGMVFQHYALFPHMTVAQNVAFPLRMAGLGRAESAQRVNETLELLHMGTYAARKPAELSGGQQQRVAIARAIVRRPRVVLMDEPLSALDRRLRETIQLEIRALHRTLGTTIVFVTHDQGEALALSDRIAVLDQGRIVQLDTAAKLYREPDSAFVARFVGESNLIDARVLQVQPQGVLLRSRAGHVFEAQHADRAPLVGAEVKVLVRPERIALVAPHTPGALAATVESTVFLGEILRIDARLPSGELLQVRCLDPLDAQGPTLGQPVHVAWQARDAWVLA; via the coding sequence ATGAGTTCCATTGCGGCCCCGCATCCCTTGTCCCACGAGTCGTCACCCTTCGCTGCAGCCGGGGCCTCCGCGTTTCGCGCCAGCCCTTCCGCCGCAGCCTTTGGCAGCCAGATCACCGTGCAGGGCGTGAGCCGCCGCTTTGGCCGGCATATCGCCATCGACGGCATCGATCTGACGATTGAGCCCGGCGAATTTTTGACCCTGCTGGGCCCGAGCGGCAGCGGCAAGACGACCTTGCTGGGCGCCATCGCCGGCTTTGCGCCTATCGATGCGGGTGATGTGCTGGTGGATGGGAAGTCGGTGCGCGATCTGCCGGCACACCAGCGCGGCTTTGGCATGGTGTTCCAGCACTACGCGCTGTTCCCGCACATGACGGTGGCGCAGAACGTGGCCTTCCCGCTGCGCATGGCCGGCCTTGGCCGTGCCGAGAGCGCGCAGCGTGTGAATGAGACGCTGGAGCTGCTGCACATGGGCACTTACGCCGCACGCAAGCCCGCAGAGCTGAGCGGTGGCCAGCAGCAGCGCGTGGCGATTGCGCGCGCCATCGTGCGCCGGCCGCGCGTGGTGCTGATGGATGAGCCGCTCAGCGCGCTCGACCGCCGCCTGCGCGAGACCATCCAGCTGGAGATCCGCGCGCTGCACCGCACGCTGGGCACCACCATCGTCTTCGTCACGCATGACCAGGGCGAGGCGCTGGCGCTGAGCGACCGCATTGCCGTGCTGGACCAGGGGCGCATCGTGCAACTCGATACTGCCGCCAAGCTCTACCGCGAGCCAGACAGCGCCTTTGTTGCGCGCTTTGTGGGCGAGTCCAACCTGATCGATGCCCGCGTGCTGCAAGTGCAGCCGCAGGGTGTGCTGCTGCGCAGCCGTGCGGGCCATGTGTTCGAGGCCCAGCATGCAGACCGGGCGCCGCTGGTGGGCGCCGAGGTCAAGGTGCTGGTGCGGCCCGAGCGCATTGCGCTGGTCGCCCCGCATACGCCGGGCGCGCTGGCCGCAACGGTGGAGTCCACCGTGTTCCTGGGCGAGATCTTGCGCATCGATGCGCGCTTGCCGTCGGGCGAGCTGCTGCAGGTGCGCTGCCTTGATCCCCTCGATGCGCAAGGGCCCACCCTGGGCCAGCCGGTGCACGTGGCCTGGCAGGCACGCGACGCCTGGGTGCTGGCGTGA
- a CDS encoding MetQ/NlpA family ABC transporter substrate-binding protein, producing MRPAFRAFLSRPLIALLLLAGTVHAAEVRIGFMPGPYRDAFSQGIEPQLQKLGYTVKYVEFSQGVQPNDAVERGQIDANIFQHTLFLNATNQRQGFDLVPIVHVPTPPMGLYSQRYKRLDAVPDGATITLPADPVNAARALNILAAIGWVQLKPNVSPLNVSERDIAANPKRLRLVALDAAQAPRSLADADLAAVQGNFAVAFGLKLTEALKLEDMTLPYVNVVAVKRGNENAAFAKDIVAAYRSADFQRFFKANPVWSGYRLPDYFTP from the coding sequence ATGCGTCCCGCTTTCCGTGCTTTTCTCTCACGTCCCCTCATCGCCCTGCTGTTGCTGGCCGGCACCGTCCATGCTGCAGAAGTCCGCATTGGCTTCATGCCCGGCCCCTACCGCGATGCCTTCAGCCAAGGCATAGAGCCGCAGTTGCAGAAGCTCGGCTACACCGTCAAGTACGTGGAATTCAGCCAGGGCGTGCAGCCCAACGACGCGGTAGAGCGCGGCCAGATCGACGCCAACATCTTTCAGCACACGCTCTTCCTGAACGCCACCAACCAGCGCCAGGGCTTTGACCTGGTGCCCATCGTGCATGTGCCCACGCCCCCCATGGGCCTGTACTCGCAGCGCTACAAGCGCCTGGACGCGGTGCCGGACGGCGCCACCATCACCCTGCCGGCCGACCCGGTGAACGCGGCGCGCGCACTCAACATCCTGGCCGCCATCGGCTGGGTGCAGTTGAAGCCCAACGTGAGCCCGCTCAATGTGTCTGAGCGCGACATCGCGGCCAATCCCAAGCGCCTGCGCCTGGTGGCGCTGGATGCCGCGCAGGCACCGCGCTCGCTGGCCGATGCCGACCTGGCCGCCGTACAGGGCAACTTCGCCGTGGCCTTTGGCCTGAAGCTGACCGAAGCGCTCAAGCTCGAAGACATGACGCTGCCCTACGTGAACGTGGTGGCGGTCAAGCGCGGCAACGAGAACGCGGCCTTTGCAAAAGACATCGTGGCGGCCTACCGCTCGGCCGATTTCCAGCGCTTCTTCAAGGCCAACCCGGTCTGGTCGGGCTATCGCCTGCCCGACTACTTCACACCGTGA
- a CDS encoding NAD(P)-dependent oxidoreductase: MSTNPPLVIASQLGNSFNQALRTEFPQAAVHAVGRGVPQDLPADTKVLVALPMWAQVQSPVPAGWPHALQWVQLAAVGVDGYPDWLLRGTPVSAARGTASLLVAEYALAAIFAAAKDFPGLWIRDAAQWQLRPTGSVSGATLGLYGWGSIAQLLAQRALALGMRVLALRRSDAPLGLPGVQRAADLQELLRASDHLVLAAPATPDTRKVIDRAALLQARPGLHLVNVARGSLVDQAALLESLDAGRLSRATLDVTDPEPLPAGHALYQHPKVFLSPHTSAISPDSEQALLRLLLRNLARWQRGEALEHALDLARGY, translated from the coding sequence GTGAGCACCAACCCGCCCCTCGTCATTGCCAGCCAGCTTGGCAACAGCTTCAACCAGGCCTTGCGCACAGAGTTTCCGCAGGCTGCCGTGCATGCCGTGGGCCGCGGCGTGCCGCAGGATCTGCCGGCCGACACCAAGGTGCTGGTGGCCTTGCCGATGTGGGCACAAGTGCAGTCGCCCGTGCCCGCCGGCTGGCCGCACGCGCTGCAATGGGTGCAGCTGGCCGCCGTGGGCGTTGACGGCTACCCCGACTGGCTGCTGCGCGGCACGCCGGTCAGCGCGGCGCGCGGCACAGCGTCGCTGCTCGTCGCCGAGTACGCGCTGGCGGCGATCTTTGCCGCTGCCAAGGACTTTCCCGGCCTGTGGATTCGTGATGCCGCGCAGTGGCAATTGCGCCCAACAGGAAGCGTGTCCGGCGCCACGCTGGGGCTGTACGGCTGGGGCAGCATCGCCCAGTTGCTGGCCCAGCGTGCGCTGGCGTTGGGCATGCGTGTGCTTGCACTGCGGCGCAGCGATGCACCGCTGGGCCTGCCCGGCGTGCAACGCGCGGCCGACCTGCAAGAGCTGCTACGCGCAAGCGACCACCTGGTGCTGGCCGCGCCCGCAACGCCAGACACACGCAAAGTGATAGACCGCGCAGCCTTGCTGCAGGCCCGGCCGGGCCTGCACCTGGTCAACGTCGCGCGCGGCAGCCTGGTCGACCAGGCCGCGCTGCTGGAGTCGCTGGATGCCGGCCGGCTGTCACGTGCCACGCTGGACGTGACCGACCCCGAGCCCCTGCCGGCAGGCCATGCGCTCTACCAGCACCCGAAGGTCTTCCTGTCGCCGCACACCAGCGCGATTTCACCGGACTCTGAGCAGGCGCTGCTGCGGCTACTGCTGCGCAACCTGGCGCGCTGGCAGCGCGGCGAGGCACTGGAGCACGCACTGGACCTGGCGCGCGGCTACTAG
- a CDS encoding MetQ/NlpA family ABC transporter substrate-binding protein gives MKNALLRRSAIALSVALLALGSLPLQAQSVDKKDLVIGGTAGSNIDQLKFGIVPILEKKGYKVKLVEFNDYVQPNLALAQGSLDANFFQHLVYLKKFSADQKLDIVELVQGPIAPLGVYSTKRKTLAEAKEGDRVTLPNDPSNLARALVLLEQNQLLTLKTGIDPIRASEKDIAENPRKLKFIPLEAAQLPRSLGDTEYAIINGNFAISSGLKLTEAVSLEKTPDHYLNVVAVKRADKDAPWARDLVEAYRSKEFKAVVDTRFQGYAKPTFLQ, from the coding sequence ATGAAAAACGCTTTGCTTCGCCGCTCCGCCATTGCACTGTCCGTCGCCCTGCTGGCGCTGGGCAGCCTGCCGCTGCAGGCCCAGTCTGTCGACAAGAAGGACCTGGTGATCGGCGGCACCGCCGGCTCCAACATCGACCAGCTCAAGTTCGGCATCGTGCCCATCCTGGAGAAGAAGGGCTACAAGGTGAAGCTGGTTGAATTCAACGACTATGTGCAGCCCAATCTGGCGCTGGCCCAGGGCTCGCTGGATGCCAACTTCTTCCAGCACTTGGTCTACCTGAAGAAGTTCTCGGCAGACCAGAAGCTCGACATTGTCGAGCTGGTGCAGGGGCCGATTGCGCCGCTGGGCGTGTACTCGACCAAGCGCAAGACGCTGGCCGAGGCCAAGGAGGGCGACCGCGTCACCCTGCCCAATGACCCGAGCAACCTGGCGCGTGCGCTGGTGCTGCTGGAGCAGAACCAGTTGCTGACGCTCAAGACCGGCATCGACCCGATCCGCGCATCAGAAAAGGACATTGCCGAGAACCCGCGCAAGCTCAAGTTCATCCCGCTCGAAGCCGCGCAACTGCCGCGCTCACTGGGCGATACCGAGTACGCCATCATCAATGGCAACTTCGCGATCTCATCCGGCCTGAAGCTGACCGAGGCCGTGTCCCTGGAGAAGACGCCCGACCACTACCTGAACGTGGTGGCCGTCAAGCGTGCGGACAAGGATGCGCCGTGGGCCCGGGATTTGGTCGAGGCCTATCGCTCGAAGGAATTCAAGGCCGTGGTTGATACCCGCTTCCAGGGCTATGCCAAGCCGACCTTCCTGCAGTAG
- a CDS encoding methionine ABC transporter permease, translated as MPENIAAILPELWLATGQTFMMLAIGLSAAVLIGGPLGVLLFLLGPGQSLDNKPVFHVLNWVVNTVRSFPFIILLVALVPFTRVIAGTSIGPLAAAVPLSFAAIPYFARLVDQCLREVPRGVIEAAHAMGATELQIVWRVLVVESRSGLVLALTVLAVSFLSYSAVAGVVGGGGIGDLAIRYGYYRFQTDVMVLTVALLVVLVQILQFVGNAAARRLDKR; from the coding sequence ATGCCTGAGAACATTGCGGCCATCCTGCCGGAGCTGTGGCTGGCCACCGGCCAGACCTTCATGATGCTGGCCATAGGCCTGTCGGCCGCCGTGCTGATCGGCGGCCCGCTGGGCGTGCTGCTGTTCCTGCTGGGGCCCGGCCAGTCGCTGGACAACAAGCCGGTGTTCCACGTGCTGAACTGGGTGGTGAACACCGTGCGTTCCTTCCCGTTCATCATCTTGCTGGTGGCCCTGGTGCCCTTCACGCGGGTCATTGCGGGGACCTCGATCGGGCCGCTGGCGGCGGCGGTGCCGCTGTCGTTTGCGGCCATCCCGTACTTCGCGCGGCTGGTGGACCAGTGCCTGCGCGAAGTGCCGCGCGGCGTGATCGAGGCGGCCCACGCCATGGGCGCCACCGAGCTGCAGATCGTCTGGCGCGTGCTGGTGGTCGAGTCGCGCTCTGGCCTGGTGCTGGCGCTGACGGTGCTGGCGGTGAGCTTTCTCTCGTACTCGGCCGTGGCCGGCGTGGTGGGCGGCGGCGGCATCGGCGACCTGGCCATCCGCTATGGCTACTACCGCTTCCAGACCGATGTGATGGTGCTGACCGTGGCGCTGCTTGTCGTGCTGGTGCAGATCCTTCAGTTTGTCGGCAACGCCGCTGCGCGCCGCCTGGACAAGCGCTGA